From a region of the Phaeodactylum tricornutum CCAP 1055/1 chromosome 4, whole genome shotgun sequence genome:
- a CDS encoding predicted protein: MSLAALPWPDMDPPCGTKNVVDDGVNPQEDEDASPQRRQPSPNPKTTTKWGRSHSLESDSDGERDDLLRTPWGAKRNPNIRTNSQPNSPILIYGTEPASGGGDSGNTNPNQGYFRKASESRRQTTESESHTGKLWERANGIVSPTLRCNIDVLTDYVGDACTPWYASSRADDDFDDDISVVGVSRMTPPRGANPACPRNHADWATICSEHQQSDESTGTAADRRKVRHQHRQKKADASDIGDKGTCKARNTSLSNSVTAREVASCKVGKMALVSEFKWKDLEPKNLDRTISELTMRSSYGGYEASQSNLPDNRRMAYYAVGKHQHKSSRGGNRRCYFSGKLILGDTPFYAGTVLQGLRTLVVFCLPSAIGLPDNDTILKRGRSASTKVGSSGKGLSAFTTTMHHSPTASKSNAGSSSDNGCYHMPPSYQNPLSRVKHDSTGVSSVASQTAGSKSLSKFSLDDISLSVDGDLDPNWRLDRDFLLTVLPEANERLLLQIKYNYPEQFETLPVQVREASRWNLYVKFCFFSGLPIADGEMHYKVSNKLAESTYGEEIVLSYEVMEAVNGASADILTLPNTKAFSYLRRHYSVQCKKLDDRLFQRSSWERVAPEV; the protein is encoded by the coding sequence ATGTCGTTGGCTGCTTTGCCCTGGCCTGATATGGATCCACCTTGTGGGACAAAAAATGTTGTAGACGATGGAGTGAACCCCcaggaagacgaggatgcTTCACCTCAGCGGAGGCAGCCCTCACCAAACCCGAAGACTACCACGAAATGGGGACGTTCCCATTCCCTTGAAAGTGATTCCGATGGAGAAAGAGACGATCTCCTTCGGACACCGTGGGGCGCCAAAAGGAACCCTAACATCAGGACGAATTCGCAACCGAACTCTCCTATTTTGATCTACGGAACGGAGCCAGCCTCGGGAGGGGGCGACTCCGGAAACACTAATCCCAACCAGGGCTATTTCAGAAAGGCGTCAGAATCCCGTCGACAGACCACCGAGTCTGAATCACACACGGGCAAGCTGTGGGAGAGAGCCAATGGCATCGTATCACCAACCTTGCGTTGCAACATTGACGTGCTCACCGACTATGTGGGCGACGCTTGTACTCCCTGGTATGCCTCTTCAAGAGCCGACGATGACTTTGATGACGACATCTCAGTTGTAGGGGTTTCCAGGATGACGCCGCCTAGGGGGGCAAATCCTGCTTGTCCCAGAAACCATGCCGACTGGGCTACCATATGCTCGGAGCACCAACAGTCCGATGAGAGCACTGGGACCGCTGCCGATCGACGAAAAGTAAGGCATCAGCACAGGCAGAAAAAAGCTGATGCTTCGGATATCGGCGATAAGGGcacttgcaaagccagaAATACATCACTCTCTAATTCCGTAACGGCAAGAGAGGTTGCCTCGTGTAAAGTGGGAAAGATGGCGCTGGTCAGCGAATTCAAATGGAAGGATCTCGAACCGAAAAATCTTGATCGTACAATTTCCGAGCTTACGATGCGATCTTCATATGGTGGCTACGAAGCTTCTCAATCAAATCTTCCCGATAACCGCCGCATGGCCTATTACGCGGTAGGAAAACACCAGCACAAATCGTCACGAGGTGGGAATCGCCGTTGCTACTTTTCGGGAAAGTTAATTCTGGGCGATACGCCGTTCTATGCGGGAACTGTCTTACAAGGCCTACGCACCCTAGTCGTCTTTTGTCTACCATCTGCTATTGGTCTACCCGATAACGACACTATCCTTAAGCGAGGCCGCAGTGCTTCGACCAAAGTAGGCTCGTCCGGTAAAGGTCTTTCCGCCTTCACGACTACTATGCACCACTCGCCCACCGCTTCAAAATCCAATGCGGGTTCTTCATCGGATAACGGCTGTTACCATATGCCCCCGAGTTACCAGAATCCATTATCCCGGGTCAAACATGACAGCACAGGCGTTTCTAGCGTTGCGTCCCAGACGGCGGGCAGCAAGTCTCTATCAAAATTTAGTTTGGATGATATAAGTTTGAGCGTGGATGGTGACCTGGATCCCAATTGGCGGCTGGATAGGGACTTTTTACTTACCGTTCTACCAGAAGCCAACGAACGTTTATTGCTCCAAATTAAGTATAACTATCCGGAACAATTCGAAACGCTGCCAGTGCAAGTTCGAGAAGCATCCCGATGGAATCTTTACGTCaagttttgcttcttttccggTTTACCGATTGCCGACGGGGAAATGCACTACAAAGTATCTAATAAATTGGCGGAATCAACGTACGGCGAGGAGATTGTGCTGAGCTATGAAGTGATGGAAGCCGTCAATGGGGCCTCCGCAGATATTCTGACTTTACCGAACACAAAAGCCTTCTCTTACCTGCGCAGGCATTATTCGGTGCAATGTAAAAAGCTCGACGACCGTCTCTTTCAGAGGTCATCATGGGAAAGGGTGGCTCCAGAAGTTTAA
- a CDS encoding predicted protein, with translation MKDGSNSRNDSSTEGRSVFRNLVPDRHDEHDPSPYVHEQRTTAPPLVYDAPSLLNESQAETSNFAAIHSNYNDNSTSSTRTPAVGSLRDAARRVSMLNRTGLLYKHVLSSSHQAHQRVSSRAQDLLSAIQEGGHLSNDEHGDDNVLADDMSRSDLTDEEEQLLGTASDAANNTNDTLPTRRSEYGSVLMQRQESTSQKSVAFRRMRSWRRKVAVLFHPTRMLRIAWESFLFRLGLPFCLAAWLLYYPLGNPEVDALPGKTRLSWWFNFAGRQVITLELARLTQWLLLDLWLCRSGSSARERPWWKVDPLVTLWSIHSRGWPFLISTWALWDLLILHGDNPFNTHWLYWTGWALYSNENANSGAFVISSDLYLRILLAMLVAGIATAAKCVYVVLQFSRRQVQTFQIRLKAILGELVTVSQIAALATQADLVAAQLEMQMDEDYNAPVGTSIRSIGSSLNKSTRPQSSLPRGAAPVTGNTNVRWSNLHFEEHDSKAPEHDDDDDDSSRSENTPGSSSGLKRSLSQDSSGSLAVLSLLDRWEPPVNKANKSDVAISDVLKFQQALRYMDDDAVFGEDFGPARDRNECVGSAVAMYHKLVKWTPDSYVLKFDTLEILAMDEDGVVDPLKRKMLRKLFRPDRSGRIPLVAFIQSIDAVYKRLRYFRASVTNATVIDDVLEHIVDGLFYFVLSLVVLSLLNFNPWTFLVPITSLMVSLSFAFGGSLSKYVEGVLLIAVRRPYDLGDRIFIGSAEAQAESDMSIQTWFVEDINLTTTTLRFARTNEVSTVNNWAISGSRIINCNRSPNALIFYEWKLHISIFDGKNLDNFKEALNKYVRDHPRTWNSLAFIRHDVIDADMEQVGFRMAFRHRNGWQDAARIKLNRADLLRYIHDTAKAMGVNFETSPARRLLYYGGVLESGQVKDYKKNLLRPSNIRSHSHTFDDHRFESSYPGTAGIPHSPPPQATRVAPPPGDVLMGE, from the exons ATGAAGGACGGCAGCAACAGTCGAAATGATTCAAGCACGGAGGGTCGTTCCGTTTTTCGGAATCTAGTTCCAGATCGCCATGATGAACATGATCCGTCTCCTTATGTACACGAACAACGCACCACCGCTCCACCATTGGTGTACGATGCGCCCTCCTTGTTGAATGAATCCCAAGCCGAAACGTCCAACTTTGCAGCGATTCACTCGAActacaacgacaacagcacAAGCAGCACCCGCACACCCGCTGTCGGATCTCTTCGGGATGCCGCGCGGCGTGTTTCCATGCTCAATCGGACTGGATTGTTATACAAACATGTACTTTCCTCTTCTCACCAGGCCCATCAACGCGTCTCGTCCCGTGCACAAGATCTGTTGTCAGCTATTCAAGAAGGTGGACATCTCAGCAATGACGAGCATGGCGATGACAATGTTCTTGCCGACGATATGTCAAGGTCCGATTtgacggacgaagaagagcaaTTGCTCGGCACCGCCAGCGATGCGGCCAACAATACGAACGACACACTTCCGACTCGTCGTTCGGAGTACGGCTCCGTTCTCATGCAGCGACAAGAATCAACATCCCAAAAGTCTGTAGCATTCCGGCGCATGCGGTCCTGGCGTCGCAAGGTGGCAGTACTTTTTCACCCGACCCGCATGCTGCGAATTGCTTGGGAAAGCTTTCTTTTCCGTCTAGGCTTGCCCTTTTGCCTAGCAGCGTGGTTGCTGTATTATCCACTCGGAAACCCCGAAGTAGACGCCTTACCTGGCAAGACCCGGCTCTCTTGGTGGTTCAATTTTGCCGGTCGACAAGTGATTACTCTAGAATTGGCCCGACTCACGCAATGGCTTCTATTGGACCTATGGCTGTGTAGAAGTGGTAGTAGTGCTAGGGAACGACCGTGGTGGAAAGTTGATCCATTGGTGACACTCTGGAGCATTCACAGCCGCGGATGGCCGTTCCTCATTTCGACTTGGGCGCTTTGGGATTTACTCATTTTGCATGGCGATAATCCCTTCAATACGCACTGGTTGTATTGGACAGGCTGGGCTTTGTACAGCAACGAAAACGCCAATTCTGGGGCCTTCGTAATCAGCAGTGACCTGTATTTGCGGATCTTACTGGCCATGTTGGTTGCAGGCATTGCCACCGCAGCCAAATGCGTTTATGTTGTCTTGCAATTCAGTCGTCGTCAGGTACAAACATTTCAAATTCGGCTTAAGGCAATTTTGGGCGAGCTCGTCACGGTCTCGCAGATTGCTGCGTTGGCAACGCAGGCTGATCTTGTGGCGGCACAATTGGAGATGCAAATGGATGAAGACTACAACGCTCCGGTAGGCACATCCATTCGTTCCATCGGCTCGTCTCTCAACAAGTCGACCAGACCTCAATCTTCCCTGCCACGCGGGGCTGCGCCTGTTACAGGGAACACCAATGTTCGTTGGAGTAACCTACATTTTGAAGAACACGATTCCAAAGCTCCAGAAcacgatgatgatgatgacgattCATCCAGAAGCGAGAATACACCGGGATCCTCGTCTGGTCTCAAACGGTCGTTGTCCCAAGACTCGTCCGGTAGTTTGGCAGTTCTAAGCCTACTTGATCGCTGGGAGCCACCAGTCAACAAGGCGAACAAGAGCGATGTTGCAATTTCGGACGTGCTTAAATTTCAGCAAGCCTTGCGTTACATGGACGATGACGCTGTCTTTGGTGAAGACTTCGGACCCGCTCGAGATCGTAACGAGTGCGTGGGATCAGCTGTCGCAATGTACCACAAACTTGTCAAATGGACGCCTGATTCCTACGTACTTAAGTTTGACACGTTGGAGATTTTggccatggacgaagacggtGTTGTGGATCCACTAAAGCGAAAAATGTTACGCAAGCTGTTCCGACCAGATAGATCCGGTCGAATCCCATTGGTTGCATTCATCCAATCCATTGATGCTGTCTATAAGAGATTGCGTTACTTTCGTGCGTCCGTGACGAACGCGACAGTGATTGATGACGTCTTGGAACATATTGTGGATGGGTTGTTCTACTTTGTATTGAGTTTGGTTGTATTGAGTTTGTTAAATTTCAATCCCTGGACCTTTTTGGTTCCCATCACGTCCCTCATGGtgtcgctttcgtttgcCTTTGGTGGGAGTCTCAGCAAATACGTCGAG GGTGTGCTCCTCATTGCGGTCCGACGCCCTTACGACTTGGGCGATCGCATTTTCATTGGCAGCGCGGAAGCTCAGGCCGAAAGCGATATGTCGATCCAAACTTGGTTTGTTGAAG ATATCAATTTGACCACGACGACTTTGCGATTCGCTCGTACCAACGAGGTCTCCACTGTTAACAACTGGGCCATTTCCGGCTCTCGTATTATCAACTGCAATCGCTCACCCAATGCTCTCATCTTCTACGAATGGAAGCTTCATATTAGCATATTCGACGGCAAGAACTTGGATAATTTCAAGGAAGCTTTGAACAAGTACGTCCGGGACCATCCCCGAACTTGGAACAGTCTGGCGTTCATCCGACACGACGTTATTGACGCGGATATGGAACAGGTGGGCTTCCGCATGGCCTTTCGCCACCGGAATGGATGGCAGGACGCAGCGCGGATCAAACTCAACCGGGCAGACCTATTGCGCTACATTCACGACACGGCCAAAGCCATGGGGGTCAACTTTGAGACCTCCCCGGCCCGACGTCTCTTGTACTACGGTGGCGTCTTGGAAAGCGGCCAAGTCAAGGATTACAAGAAGAATCTGTTGCGTCCATCAAACATTCgtagtcacagtcacaccTTTGACGATCATCGTTTTGAGTCGTCCTACCCCGGTACGGCGGGGATTCCGCATTCTCCTCCTCCGCAAGCAACTCGAGTCGCTCCACCCCCGGGAGACGTTTTAATGGGTGAATAG
- a CDS encoding predicted protein, giving the protein MKVTAVLAATTTSSTTTTLPSTTADTDGRATLSSTHVVRRVPMWLSLAAAVLWTTTTHTPRSRCSALAWRGTNTAIRPRRLSTQRGTAIRTNTIHTATTGTTATFTPTNNHQTSTSIPTVTLKRSPQSKSFRNGNVLVFTRAIDEDESTNLPRLLPGQLVHVVVPDTQSSSPKSAKRPASSPSTTTPLLSLGYGVYNPKSLYKIRFLCHKTTHGVLYERIRQYPANNPSNDAELIRLIVTYHLQNAWHTRQYGLGLPSQALVGPDVRPVSLETTTTPSSSTTTISPATPSLYTTNTYRLVHGEGDALSGLAVDLIDNVAVVMSSASWCQVHQAAIVAALRHVLPSSFDIVWRTTGSRLRQDGYQSESNENNKKTIDDEDQDEHAMVIDSDQPPDTPVLSLENSVAYRVYPYANGQKTGVYCDQRDNRALLATLCRDKRVLDLCCYHGGFALNAILNGHASFVTGVDSSADAIAACHENVRLNEIGDDRTEFVKDDVTHFLQASFGTREYDVVVLDPPKLAPSVATLDKARRKYHGLNRDAIKVVNREKGGLFLTCTCSAAMTQKDGGQYFLNMVHGAALSASRQVRLLRVTGAAACHVQSPAAFPAGNYLTAALFYVAPE; this is encoded by the coding sequence ATGAAGGTGACTGCCGTTCTAGCTGCTACTACCACCAGCAGTACCACTACTACTCTTCCTAGTACTACTGCCGATACTGACGGTCGCGCGACTTTGTCCTCCACGCACGTCGTCCGTCGCGTGCCCATGTGGCTTTCCCTCGCTGCCGCCGTCCTCTGGACCACGACGACGCACACTCCCCGGTCGCGTTGTTCCGCGTTGGCCTGGCGTGGAACCAACACCGCCATACGTCCACGACGACTCTCGACGCAACGCGGGACCGCCATCCGTACCAATACTATCCATACCGCCACTACCGGTACGACGGCTACCTTTACTCCCACCAACAACCACCAAACGTCAACCTCCATTCCGACCGTGACCCTCAAACGGTCCCCACAATCCAAATCCTtccgcaacggcaacgtaCTGGTCTTTACCCgagccattgacgaagacgaatcCACGAACCTCCCACGGTTACTCCCCGGGCAGCTCGTGCACGTGGTGGTTCCCGATACCCAATCGTCCTCACCCAAGTCTGCCAAACGTCCCGCCTCCTCCCCATCGACCACCACACCCCTGTTGTCCCTGGGATACGGCGTGTACAATCCCAAATCACTCTACAAAATTCGCTTTCTCTGTCACAAAACCACGCACGGAGTCCTGTACGAACGCATACGCCAGTATCCAGCCAACAACCCGTCCAACGACGCGGAACTTATCCGACTCATTGTGACGTATCATTTGCAAAATGCCTGGCATACTCGTCAGTACGGGTTGGGACTCCCCAGTCAAGCATTGGTAGGCCCCGACGTCCGTCCCGTATCTCTCGAAACGACTACTACGCCATCATCATCAACCACAACAATCAGCCCCGCCACACCTTCCCTCTATACTACCAATACCTACCGACTCGTTCACGGCGAAGGAGACGCCTTGTCTGGATTGGCCGTTGATCTGATTGACAACGTTGCTGTCGTCATGAGTAGTGCCTCTTGGTGTCAAGTCCACCAAGCCGCCATTGTCGCTGCACTCCGGCACGTATTGCCGTCCTCCTTTGACATTGTTTGGCGAACCACCGGGTCCCGCTTGCGGCAGGACGGGTATCAATCCGAatccaacgaaaacaacaagaagaccattgacgacgaagatcAGGACGAACACGCCATGGTAATCGACTCCGACCAACCCCCCGATACGCCCGTGCTATCTTTGGAAAATAGTGTGGCGTACCGAGTCTACCCCTACGCGAACGGTCAAAAGACTGGCGTCTACTGCGACCAGCGCGACAATCGAGCCCTCCTCGCCACCCTTTGCCGAGACAAGCGCGTTCTGGATTTATGCTGCTACCACGGCGGCTTTGCCCTCAACGCTATTCTCAACGGCCACGCAAGTTTTGTCACCGGAGTGGATTCTTCcgccgacgccattgccgCCTGTCACGAAAACGTGCGGTTGAACGAAATTGGCGACGACCGGACGGAATTCGTCAAGGACGACGTCACGCACTTTTTGCAGGCATCCTTCGGCACACGCGAAtacgacgtcgtcgttctggACCCGCCTAAACTCGCTCCCAGCGTCGCAACCTTGGACAAGGCCCGACGCAAATATCACGGTCTCAACCGCGACGCGATCAAAGTAGTCAATCGAGAAAAGGGCGGCTTGTTTCTGACCTGCACCTGCTCGGCCGCCATGACTCAGAAGGATGGCGGTCAGTACTTTCTAAACATGGTACACGGAGCCGCCTTGTCGGCATCCCGACAGGTGCGCTTGTTGCGCGTCACCGGGGCGGCCGCCTGTCACGTCCAATCCCCGGCGGCCTTCCCGGCCGGCAACTACCTCACCGCCGCGCTCTTCTACGTGGCGCCCGAGTAA
- a CDS encoding predicted protein, producing MNTAAASPFPLPSAPQRTSPRRRLRRTRSVDLDPTPDTTLPTPNHQPTTNALPASLPVVPTQSSLSLGTPSGGDPQSPPPSAHDCLDASLSMLHTSMENAKAYEYLFEQQQHHHGHTNCVPTNAGHTANTNPPVGNVSAHSNQDPSSSSWWMSLVSKLEHSYQSEQHALTDRLHQAKRQTKSYKAELRDNLQSRLAYLEAQVQQAAPETLNEYPGLSRVSTLTTHATQSSESDDDHLLNPVPWSADPDADDNAYEQADAERPSPQQLRNAYAQRLHETEYQLERVVSAHEKERGEWAQALDHAAAATADGQVLSTSMQAQLETLSAQVEQSHRAQKAQWQERTRVLTQLLELTETQHAQERIQWQRSVQHATDAEQEAQDLREQLAAADDQRMQDSAETEALRSALAAAESERTRAQMELETARTTAEQELVAAREQIRISQRQVARLQENLRTASPVLAIPRPSPSTPSTPTRSLSFSRQDPDADSPRRRVEWDDKLDRAMAERDVAQQELQTLRRQWNRHLEDGASRDAVAHRQAVAALREEHEIATERLRDDHQAELERIRHEARAEADRIADAKVDALATRHRHELETARRQRTEVVTHDARGSSSNPSDDVPPVVQPELARNGQPVVSEKRYRDLVEKRNELVSRIRKMEEQHANDKGSWKLQLEGALANGRRLEEEKQTALEDLESLRAEYRTSQQSLETLMQQAEREDGTARMDELRQSFQSDLPIWKTRCADLESEKEEILAAAEIENAQQLKAMDQQLAEAKSIHGRKFTELETGHADAIESWKIRVAELNADHRVALETLRSTHADAREGWQIRLADLEKECRELRAVRDSFLKEIQEWNNRVETVRQESRQDLETLAESRCREVTEWKDCVQDRDRRIVLLEKSHAEDLREWKDRLDATLEANSEQLEALRGSHDAEMSELQEELQSARKEVEELEARYEEQLVQKTDELHVSRSETEGVLDRSNDLMESLEELRESHRIAKEEWETKLRDAIQDRDAYIKELEANREHTGNGGWQDYASHLQTNQAVICKAVDEVRKDVVAVRETLQDSAKTTSVIENANYVELREDLEHIQISLNGAVADLTLETEAMMESRKDINSLIHNTTRGPDAGLVDKQDKLMSEIGDLRESFQKYMKLTCPPDVAIQDTIRLEMVAELQRKENMFLHVKTEVEHLTERVASEQEVRQDAEKEVAKLNDQVDAYSEELMHLQAVNAGLEETLREAEQRIEDAMKIGHFVDPGEMDPENDTDSSKFYGYTSPLLEEALALAEGLTDIVHGRGDYKKESSVMDMLESISELIDEHEKRSPVKAAVPENEATENAVSHSSLHHFSRIEELAKGNVANVLGDRLNAVDDQHEPEPVTSPHQSPDVTSMAMEDFSSSTLSLVVDQLYSRCQLLEREPWGFARR from the exons ATGAACACCGCGGCGGCGTCACCCTTTCCGCTGCCGTCCGCACCACAGCGCACGAGTCCCCGACGCCGTTTACGTCGGACACGCAGTG TCGACCTCGACCCCACACCCGACACGACCCTCCCCACACCCAACCACCAACCAACCACCAACGCATTGCCCGCCAGCCTGCCAGTCGTACCCACCCAATCCTCACTCTCCCTCGGTACACCATCGGGGGGAGATCCACAATCCCCACCACCCTCGGCCCACGATTGTCTCGACGCATCCTTGTCCATGTTACACACCAGTATGGAAAACGCCAAGGCGTACGAGTACTTGttcgaacaacaacaacaccaccACGGCCATACGAACTGTGTCCCCACCAATGCCGGCCACACGGCCAACACCAATCCTCCCGTCGGGAACGTCTCGGCGCATTCCAACCAAGACCCATCCTCCTCTTCCTGGTGGATGTCGTTGGTTTCCAAACTCGAACATTCCTACCAAAGCGAACAGCACGCACTCACGGACCGCCTCCACCAAGCCAAACGACAAACCAAATCCTACAAGGCCGAACTCCGTGACAATCTGCAATCCCGATTGGCCTACCTCGAAGCACAAGTCCAACAAGCCGCTCCGGAAACACTCAATGAATATCCCGGATTGTCACGCGTCTCGACTCTCACCACCCACGCTACCCAGAGTTCCGAATCGGACGACGACCACTTGCTCAATCCTGTACCCTGGAGTGCCGAtcccgacgccgacgacaatgCGTACGAACAAGCCGACGCCGAACGTCCGTCACCCCAACAACTCCGCAACGCCTACGCCCAGCGCTTGCACGAGACGGAATATCAGCTCGAACGGGTGGTATCGGCGCACGAAAAGGAGCGCGGCGAATGGGCACAAGCACTGGACCACGCCGCCGCCGCAACGGCCGACGGACAAGTACTTTCCACCTCCATGCAAGCCCAACTCGAGACTCTCTCGGCACAGGTCGAACAATCACACCGCGCACAAAAAGCACAGTGGCAGGAACGCACAAGGGTACTCACCCAACTCCTCGAATTGACCGAAACACAACACGCACAAGAACGCATTCAGTGGCAACGGTCGGTCCAACACGCCACGGACGCGGAACAGGAAGCCCAAGACCTTCGCGAACAACTCGCAGCGGCGGACGACCAGCGAATGCAAGACTCGGCCGAGACGGAAGCCTTGCGATCGGCCTTGGCCGCGGCAGAATCGGAACGCACCCGCGCACAGATGGAACTCGAAACGGCCCGGACCACAGCGGAACAAGAGCTGGTCGCCGCCCGCGAGCAAATCAGAATCAGCCAACGACAGGTCGCCCGGTTACAGGAAAATTTGCGCACAGCTTCGCCCGTCCTCGCAATCCCGCGACCGTCCCCGTCGACTCCGTCCACACCAACCCGCTCATTGAGCTTTTCGCGTCAAGACCCCGACGCCGATTCGCCACGCCGACGCGTCGAATGGGACGATAAGTTGGATCGAGCCATGGCCGAACGAGATGTTGCCCAACAGGAGCTGCAAACACTGCGGCGACAGTGGAACCGCCATCTGGAAGACGGCGCCTCCCGGGATGCGGTCGCCCACCGCCAAGCCGTCGCCGCGCTGCGCGAGGAACACGAAATCGCCACGGAGCGTCTCCGGGACGATCATCAAGCCGAGTTGGAGCGCATCCGCCACGAAGCCCGTGCCGAAGCCGATCGCATAGCCGACGCCAAAGTGGACGCTCTGGCCACTCGCCACCGGCACGAATTAGAGACGGCGCGGCGGCAGCGCACCGAAGTTGTGACACACGACGCTCGCGGATCATCGTCCAACCCATCCGACGACGTACCGCCCGTGGTGCAACCCGAGCTGGCCCGCAACGGGCAACCCGTCGTGTCGGAAAAGCGATACCGCGATTTAGTGGAAAAGCGTAACGAGCTCGTATCTCGGATTCGTAAAATGGAAGAACAACACGCCAACGATAAGGGTTCTTGGAAACTCCAGCTCGAAGGAGCTCTTGCGAACGGCCGCCGattggaggaagaaaaacaGACGGCGTTGGAGGACTTGGAGTCCTTGCGAGCCGAGTACCGAACCTCGCAACAATCATTGGAAACGCTTATGCAACAGGCCGAGCGAGAAGATGGAACAGCGAGGATGGACGAGTTACGCCAGTCCTTCCAATCGGATTTGCCAATATGGAAAACTCGTTGCGCCGACCTGGAATCAGAAAAGGAGGAGATCTTAGCAGCCGCCGAAATTGAAAATGCCCAACAGCTCAAGGCCATGGATCAGCAACTGGCGGAGGCGAAGAGTATACACGGACGCAAATTTACCGAGCTAGAAACCGGGCATGCGGACGCTATTGAGTCTTGGAAGATCCGTGTTGCGGAACTAAATGCCGACCATCGCGTCGCATTGGAGACTCTACGATCGACCCATGCGGACGCCAGGGAAGGATGGCAAATCCGCCTGGCAGATCTGGAAAAAGAATGCCGAGAATTACGCGCTGTCCGAGACTCCTTCCTCAAAGAGATTCAAGAGTGGAACAACCGAGTTGAGACCGTTCGGCAAGAGAGCAGGCAAGATTTGGAAACTCTTGCCGAAAGCCGCTGCAGGGAAGTTACCGAATGGAAGGACTGCGTTCAGGACAGGGACCGACGCATCGTTCTTCTGGAAAAAAGTCACGCGGAAGATTTGCGAGAGTGGAAAGACCGTCTCGACGCGACACTCGAGGCGAATTCGGAGCAGCTGGAAGCGCTACGCGGCAGTCACGATGCAGAAATGAGTGAATTACAAGAGGAGCTCCAATCCGCCCGCAAAGAGGTAGAGGAGCTGGAAGCTCGGTACGAAGAGCAGCTTGTCCAAAAGACCGACGAACTGCACGTGTCCCGCAGTGAAACCGAAGGGGTATTGGATCGGTCCAACGATTTGATGGAGAGCCTGGAGGAGCTCCGCGAATCTCACCGGATTGCAAAAGAAGAATGGGAAACCAAATTAAGAGACGCGATTCAGGATCGCGACGCCTATATCAAAGAATTGGAGGCCAATCGTGAACATACCGGCAATGGGGGCTGGCAGGATTACGCCTCACATCTCCAAACAAACCAAGCAGTGATATGCAAGGCGGTGGATGAGGTCCGCAAGGATGTTGTTGCGGTTCGAGAAACTTTACAGGACTCTGCGAAGACCACATCGGTGATTGAGAACGCGAACTATGTGGAACTCCGGGAAGACTTGGAGCACATACAGATAAGCTTGAACGGGGCCGTGGCCGACTTGACCCTAGAAACGGAAGCGATGATGGAGAGTCGGAAGGACATCAATTCGCTAATCCACAATACCACTCGTGGACCGGACGCAGGATTGGTAGACAAGCAAGACAAGCTCATGTCCGAAATCGGCGACTTACGGGAATCATTTCAGAAATACATGAAGTTGACTTGTCCACCGGATGTAGCCATTCAGGATACGATAAGATTGGAAATGGTTGCAGAACTGCAGCGGAAGGAGAATATGTTCTTACATGTCAAAACGGAAGTTGAGCACTTGACAGAACGCGTAGCTTCCGAACAGGAAGTACGCCAAGACGCAGAGAAAGAAGTGGCAAAGCTCAATGACCAAGTCGATGCCTATAGTGAAGAGTTAATGCACTTGCAGGCGGTAAACGCTGGTTTGGAGGAGACGCTTCGGGAAGCTGAacaacgcatagaagacgCCATGAAGATCGGGCACTTCGTTGATCCCGGTGAAATGGATCCGGAAAATGACACGGACTCTTCCAAATTCTACGGATATACGTCACCTTTACTCGAAGAAGCTCTGGCTTTAGCCGAAGGACTCACGGATATCGTGCATGGCCGTGGTGACTACAAAAAGGAGTCGAGCGTCATGGATATGCTGGAATCGATTTCGGAACTCATCGACGAGCACGAAAAGCGTTCGCCAGTTAAAGCTGCAGTGCCAGAAAACGAGGCTACCGAGAACGCTGTATCGCACTCCTCGCTTCATCACTTTAGCAGAATTGAAGAATTAGCGAAGGGGAATGTCGCTAATGTTTTGGGGGACCGTCTTAACGCTGTAGATGATCAGCACGAGCCGGAGCCCGTCACAAGCCCACATCAATCCCCGGACGTGACCAGTATGGCTATGGAGGACTTCTCCTCATCGACATTGTCCCTGGTGGTGGATCAACTCTACAGTCGTTGCCAGCTACTCGAACGCGAAC CATGGGGTTTTGCGAGACGTTAA